A single window of Flavobacterium aestivum DNA harbors:
- a CDS encoding proline dehydrogenase family protein — translation MEQIFNNTQVAFSLKSDTELDRAYFLFKLISSQPLVRIGTAVTNFAIKANLPVESLIRATVFDHFCGGVNEEDCLSVVDKMYTKGVSSVLDYSVEGKEEEDQFDAALKMTLKTIDFAKERQAIPFAVFKPTGLGRLDLYEKLGEKQALTPDEQAEWDRVVARFDLVCSEAHKKNVALLIDAEESWMQDAADDLVTEMMRRYNKEKVIVFNTLQMYRWDRLDYLKKLHEQAKAEGFFIGMKLVRGAYMEKENVRATEKGYPTPICASKEASDINYDAAVVYMVEHLDKMAIFAGTHNELSTYKLMELMKTKGIPSNDDRIWFGQLYGMSDNISYNLAEKGYNIAKYLPFGPVKDVMPYLIRRAEENTSVAGQTSRELSMIKAERNRRKEK, via the coding sequence ATGGAACAAATATTTAATAATACCCAAGTTGCCTTTTCATTGAAAAGCGATACAGAATTAGATAGAGCTTATTTTCTTTTTAAGTTAATAAGTAGTCAACCTTTAGTTCGAATAGGAACAGCGGTTACTAATTTTGCAATAAAAGCCAATCTTCCTGTTGAAAGTTTAATTCGTGCTACCGTTTTTGACCATTTTTGTGGTGGAGTAAACGAAGAAGACTGCTTATCTGTAGTTGATAAAATGTACACCAAAGGAGTTTCTTCGGTTTTGGATTATTCTGTAGAAGGTAAAGAAGAGGAAGATCAATTTGATGCTGCTCTTAAAATGACATTGAAAACTATAGATTTTGCAAAAGAACGTCAAGCAATTCCGTTTGCAGTTTTTAAACCAACAGGTTTAGGTCGTTTGGATTTATATGAAAAATTAGGAGAAAAACAAGCGTTAACTCCTGATGAGCAAGCAGAATGGGATAGAGTAGTAGCTCGTTTTGATTTAGTTTGTAGTGAGGCCCACAAAAAAAATGTTGCCTTATTGATTGATGCTGAGGAAAGCTGGATGCAAGATGCTGCTGATGATTTGGTTACTGAAATGATGCGCAGATACAACAAAGAAAAAGTAATTGTATTCAATACTTTACAAATGTACCGTTGGGATCGTTTGGATTATTTGAAAAAATTACACGAACAAGCCAAAGCCGAAGGATTTTTTATAGGAATGAAATTGGTTCGTGGTGCTTATATGGAAAAAGAAAACGTTCGTGCTACAGAAAAAGGGTATCCAACTCCAATTTGCGCTTCTAAAGAAGCATCAGATATAAATTATGATGCAGCTGTTGTATATATGGTAGAACATTTGGACAAAATGGCCATTTTTGCTGGAACTCATAATGAGTTGAGTACTTATAAATTGATGGAATTAATGAAAACTAAAGGAATTCCATCGAATGATGACAGAATTTGGTTTGGACAATTATACGGAATGAGTGATAACATCAGTTACAACTTAGCCGAAAAAGGATATAATATTGCAAAATATTTGCCATTCGGACCTGTAAAAGATGTTATGCCGTACTTGATCCGTCGTGCGGAAGAAAACACTTCTGTTGCTGGACAAACCAGTCGTGAACTTTCTATGATTAAAGCTGAGAGAAACAGAAGAAAAGAAAAATAG
- a CDS encoding tyrosine-type recombinase/integrase, translating into MQKINDFLKNIHKNVHGLEMKRQYSDPKIYTGGVDIKKWKTLSEAQKQAALKKNWYLYYSFRDPETNLLTRQPNIKDGVNWYKTKEERLEILEKYRISLSIVLKNGYNPYTPDDTVEEDVILTIEEAFAMGIKLKEKVLAEKPFATYKLRINHFKEWLYKKQFIGKPITAITKKAAQTYLNEIVAKTSARNYNDARGILSSLFQVLQDNDVIADNFILKIPTLKSTPKRNKTYTQTVQEQIFKDLKEKDSQLLLFILFISYNFLRPVEVCRLRVEDIDIIGKRIYIKAKNKPVKTKIIPEIMLRELPNLENKNKKHFLFTPNGIGEWVTKNEDDKRGYFTKRFNRVVKKPLGLGIEYGLYSFRHYFIGRLYQKFVQTMTPFEAKSKLMLITGHSTMSALEKYLRDIDAALPEDYSEHLKLNWPVEL; encoded by the coding sequence ATGCAAAAAATTAATGACTTTTTAAAAAACATACACAAAAACGTACACGGTTTAGAAATGAAACGACAATATTCTGACCCAAAAATCTATACTGGAGGTGTTGATATAAAAAAATGGAAAACACTTTCAGAAGCCCAAAAACAAGCAGCCTTAAAAAAGAATTGGTATCTATACTATTCATTTCGTGACCCCGAAACAAATTTACTAACTCGTCAACCAAACATAAAGGATGGTGTAAATTGGTATAAGACCAAAGAAGAACGTTTAGAGATTTTAGAAAAATACCGCATTAGTTTGTCAATCGTTTTAAAAAATGGCTACAATCCATATACTCCTGATGATACCGTAGAGGAAGATGTTATTCTGACCATTGAAGAAGCCTTTGCAATGGGAATAAAACTAAAAGAGAAAGTATTAGCCGAAAAACCATTTGCTACCTATAAACTAAGGATAAATCATTTTAAAGAATGGCTCTATAAAAAGCAATTTATAGGAAAACCTATTACGGCAATCACAAAAAAAGCCGCACAGACCTATTTAAACGAAATTGTTGCCAAAACATCTGCCCGTAATTACAATGATGCTAGAGGTATATTATCATCTTTATTTCAAGTATTACAGGATAATGATGTTATAGCGGATAATTTTATTTTAAAAATTCCGACTTTAAAATCAACTCCAAAAAGAAATAAAACCTATACTCAGACTGTTCAAGAACAAATTTTTAAAGACCTCAAAGAAAAGGATAGTCAATTGTTGCTCTTTATTTTGTTTATTTCATACAATTTCCTGCGCCCAGTAGAAGTATGCAGATTGCGAGTTGAAGACATTGACATTATTGGCAAACGTATTTACATAAAAGCTAAAAACAAGCCTGTAAAAACAAAAATTATTCCCGAAATTATGCTTCGGGAGCTACCAAATTTAGAAAATAAAAACAAAAAACATTTTCTTTTTACTCCCAATGGAATAGGAGAATGGGTGACTAAAAACGAAGACGACAAAAGAGGCTATTTTACTAAACGATTTAATAGGGTAGTTAAAAAACCTTTGGGACTTGGAATTGAATATGGATTATATAGTTTCCGCCATTATTTTATTGGAAGACTATATCAAAAATTTGTACAAACAATGACCCCTTTCGAAGCTAAATCTAAGCTAATGCTTATTACGGGACATTCAACAATGAGTGCGTTAGAGAAATATTTACGAGACATAGATGCTGCTCTTCCTGAGGATTATTCAGAACATTTAAAATTAAATTGGCCAGTTGAATTGTAG
- a CDS encoding helix-turn-helix domain-containing protein, giving the protein MSTETKPKHIGRNISRIRELKGIKQEVLAKAIGVSQQSVSNMEANETIEEEKLIEVAKALGVTAEAIKNFSEEGVINYFSDIHDNDFNNSQVFAPYSSNNCTFNPLDKIVELYDEKEKLYERLLAAEKEKISYLEKLADKK; this is encoded by the coding sequence ATGAGCACAGAAACAAAACCAAAACATATAGGCAGAAATATTAGCCGTATAAGAGAACTAAAAGGTATAAAGCAAGAAGTATTGGCTAAGGCTATTGGTGTAAGTCAACAGTCAGTTTCTAATATGGAAGCAAATGAAACAATTGAAGAAGAAAAACTTATTGAAGTTGCAAAAGCTCTTGGAGTAACCGCAGAAGCAATCAAAAATTTTTCTGAAGAAGGGGTTATAAATTATTTTAGTGATATACATGACAACGATTTTAATAATAGTCAAGTTTTTGCTCCATACAGTTCCAACAATTGCACATTCAATCCACTAGATAAAATTGTAGAGCTTTACGATGAAAAGGAAAAGCTTTACGAACGTTTATTAGCAGCGGAAAAAGAAAAAATCTCTTATTTGGAAAAATTAGCTGATAAGAAATAA
- a CDS encoding ABC transporter ATP-binding protein produces the protein MARFKENDLPKSKITASSLNKALLIFKYAAHHKWKFYLGLLFLLLTSVTALAFPKFMGMLVDCVNKKDAHLANEIALGLGGVLLLQSVFSFFRLSLFVNFTENTLANVRLALYTNLVKLPMTFFSHKRVGELNSRISNDITQIQDTLTTTIAEFLRQFILIIGSFIMLASINIKLTIMMVSIVPLVGVAAVIFGRFIRKYSRRVQDQVAESQVVVEETMQGISIVKAFANEWYEIGRYKDRIREVVKVGIKGGQFRGYFASFIIICLFGTIVGVVWYGVQLSIAGEITVGELFTFILYSSYVGASSGGIAELYAQMQKAIGATERVFELLDEVPEEINSNEHVPVINKIKGDVTFNNVAFSYPSRKEVQVLKGIDFTASFGQKIAIVGPSGMGKSTIASLLLRFYDINSGEILIDGKNIYDYDLENLRGNMSIVPQDVILFGGTIKENIAYGKPNATDEEIYTAAKQANAYDFIQGFPEKFETVVGERGIKLSGGQRQRIAIARALLKNPSILILDEATSSLDSESEKLVQKALEILMEGRTSIIIAHRLSTIRSADQILVLDNGRISEQGTHQELINLENGLYKNLSKLQFSNS, from the coding sequence ATGGCCCGATTCAAAGAAAATGATTTACCAAAATCGAAAATTACAGCAAGTTCACTAAATAAAGCGCTATTAATATTTAAATATGCTGCACATCATAAATGGAAATTTTATCTTGGGTTACTATTTTTACTACTAACCAGTGTGACTGCCCTAGCCTTTCCTAAATTTATGGGAATGCTTGTAGACTGTGTAAACAAAAAAGATGCCCACTTGGCCAATGAAATTGCTTTAGGTTTAGGGGGTGTACTCTTGTTACAATCTGTATTCTCTTTTTTTAGACTTTCACTGTTCGTTAATTTTACAGAAAACACATTGGCAAATGTCCGACTAGCATTGTATACCAATTTAGTTAAATTACCAATGACCTTCTTTTCGCATAAGCGTGTAGGTGAATTAAATAGCCGAATCAGTAATGACATCACACAGATTCAAGACACTCTAACAACTACCATAGCTGAATTTTTAAGACAATTTATATTGATAATAGGTAGTTTTATCATGCTAGCCAGCATCAATATTAAACTGACTATTATGATGGTTTCTATAGTTCCGTTGGTTGGTGTTGCAGCAGTTATTTTTGGAAGGTTTATTAGAAAATATTCTAGAAGAGTGCAGGATCAAGTGGCCGAAAGTCAAGTGGTGGTCGAAGAAACCATGCAAGGTATTAGTATTGTTAAGGCTTTTGCCAATGAATGGTACGAAATAGGACGTTACAAAGACAGAATCAGAGAAGTGGTTAAAGTTGGTATAAAGGGTGGACAATTTAGAGGGTACTTTGCCTCTTTTATTATTATTTGTTTGTTCGGAACCATTGTAGGAGTTGTTTGGTATGGGGTACAACTGAGTATTGCCGGAGAAATCACGGTAGGTGAATTATTTACTTTTATCCTGTATTCAAGTTATGTAGGTGCATCATCAGGAGGTATTGCCGAGTTGTATGCACAAATGCAAAAAGCGATTGGTGCCACCGAAAGAGTTTTTGAATTGCTGGACGAAGTGCCGGAAGAAATTAATTCAAACGAACACGTTCCTGTCATAAATAAAATAAAAGGAGATGTAACTTTCAATAATGTGGCTTTTAGCTACCCTTCTAGAAAAGAAGTTCAGGTTTTAAAAGGAATTGATTTCACGGCCAGCTTCGGACAAAAAATAGCCATTGTTGGTCCTAGCGGAATGGGAAAATCTACTATTGCTTCTTTATTATTACGTTTTTATGATATAAATAGTGGAGAAATTCTAATTGACGGAAAAAACATTTATGATTACGATCTGGAAAATCTTCGTGGTAATATGAGTATTGTTCCTCAGGATGTAATCCTTTTTGGAGGAACTATTAAAGAGAATATTGCTTATGGTAAGCCTAATGCTACAGATGAAGAAATATATACAGCAGCCAAGCAAGCTAATGCTTATGACTTTATACAAGGTTTCCCTGAAAAGTTTGAAACAGTGGTTGGAGAAAGAGGTATTAAACTATCAGGAGGACAAAGACAGCGAATTGCTATTGCACGCGCCTTATTGAAAAACCCATCGATATTGATTTTAGACGAAGCAACATCTTCATTAGATAGCGAAAGCGAAAAACTGGTCCAAAAAGCTCTGGAAATCTTGATGGAAGGAAGAACAAGTATTATCATTGCGCACCGTCTTTCTACAATTCGTTCTGCTGATCAGATTTTAGTACTTGACAATGGTAGAATTAGTGAACAGGGAACACACCAGGAATTAATTAATTTAGAAAATGGATTGTATAAGAATTTGAGCAAATTGCAGTTTAGTAATTCTTAA